The genomic window GTGCGGCCGGCACGCTGGTCTGCATGTTCGGCTGGTGGCGCGACGTCATCAAGGAAAGCATGACGCCGGGCATGCACACCGCTGTGGTGCGGCTGGGCATGCGCTACGGCATGATCCTGTTCATCGCCTCCGAGGTGATGTTCTTCGTGGCCTTCTTCTGGGCCTATTTCCACTTCGCGCTCTATCCGGAGCACGTCTCGGGCGCCACGCAGGCCATCTGGCCGCCCCAGGGCATCCGGACCTTCGACCCGTTCCACCTGCCCTTCCTCAACACCATGATCCTGCTGCTCTCGGGCTGCACGGTGACCTGGGCGCACCACGCGCTGCTGCACAATGACCGCAAGGGGCTGATCGTCGGCCTCGCGCTGACGGTGCTGCTGGGCATGATCTTCACCGGGCTGCAGGCCTGGGAATACGCGGTGGCCCCCTTCCCCTTCCGTGATGGCGGCGTCTACCCCTCCACCTTCTACCTCGCCACCGGGTTCCATGGCTTCCACGTGATCGTGGGCACCATCTTCCTGGCGGTCTGCCTGTTCCGCGCCATCGCCGGCCACTTCACGCCGGAGAAGCATTTCGGCTTCGAGGCGGCCGCCTGGTACTGGCACTTCGTGGACGTGGTGTGGCTGTTCCTCTTCGTCTCCATCTACTGGTGGGGCGCGGGCGAGATCGCCCCGCATTGATCCGCGCTTCGCGCACAATCCGGACGGCGCGCCCTCACCGGCGCGCCGTTTTCCGTTCATGAGCGGGCGTCGCTGGCAGAGGTTGATCCTGCCCTCCTTCCTCGCCCTGCCGGTGCTGGCCCTGCTGCTGGGGCTGGGGAGCTGGCAGGTGCAGCGCCTGGCCTGGAAGAACGGGCTGCTGGCGGAACTCGCCGCCGCCCAGGCCGCGGCACCCATCTCGGCCCCCCTGGCGCCGGAGCCCTTCGCCCATATCACCGCCACCGGCCGCTTCCGCCCGGGCGCCGAGGCGCTGCTGGGCCTGGAGGTCCGCGGCCCCGTGCTGGGCGGCAGCCTGATCGCGGTGCTGGACCGCGAGGGCGCGCCGCCGCTGCTGGTGGAACGTGGCTGGGTGCCCATGGAGGGCGGCGCCATCGAGCGCCCCGAGGGCGAGGTCACCGTCACCGGCTTCGCGCGCCCCAGCGAGCGCCGCAGCCCCTTCGCCGCCGCCGATGACGTGGCGGGCCGTCGCTTCCTCACCTTCGACGCTCCCGCCATCGCCGCCGCGCTGGGCGTGCCGGAGGCGCCGCCCTACGCCCTGACCGTCATTCGCCCGGGCGCCCCGCGCGGGCCCTCGGGTTTCGGCGCCGCGCCGCCGCCCTCGCGCGGGCCCCTGCCCGACGCCGCCACGGGCTTCCCCGCCCCCAACAACCCCCATCTGGGTTATGCGCTGACCTGGTTCGGGCTGGCCGCGGCCTGGGTCGCCATTTTCGCCCTCTGGGCCTTCCGTCGCATGAGGTCCCCATGAACGCCGCCTATCAGCGCCTGACCGCCCGCGCCGCCCGTCTCGCCGCCCTGGGCGAGGCGCAGTCCATCCTCCATTGGGATGCCAGCACCATGATGCCGCGTGGCGGCGGCGCGGCGCGGGGCGAGCAGCTGGCCGCCCTGGCCGGCCTTGGCCACGAGATGATGACGGCGCCCGAAGTGGCCGAGGACCTTGCCGCCGCCGAGGCTGAGGGCGAATGGGACAGCGCCAACCTCGCTTTGATGCGCCGCGCCCATCGCCGCGCCACCGCCCTGCCCACCGCCCTGGTCGAGGCCACCACCCGCGCCAATGCCGCCTGCGAGAAGGTCTGGCGCGACGCCAAGGCGACCTCCGACTTCGCCCTGGTCCGCCCCTTCCTGGAGGAGGTGCTGCGCCTCCAGCGCGAAACCGCCCAGGCCTACGCCGCCGCCACCGGCCTCAGCCCCTATGACGCGCTGATGGAGGGCTACCAGCCCGGCGTGACGGCCGCCGAGGTGGAGCCCGTCTTCACCGCCTACGAGGCCTGGCTGCGCGAGGCCCTGCCGCGCGCGGAAGAGATCCAGGCCCGGCGCGGCGCGCCCATCCCGCTGCCGGGCCCCTTTCCCGTCGCGGCCCAGCGCGAACTCTGCCGGCGCCTCTCCCTGCGTGTGGGGCTGGAGGCCGAGCATTCGCGCCTCGACGAAAGCCTCCACCCCTTCTGCGGCGGCACGCCCACCGATGTCCGCATCACCACCTTCTACAGCGAGAAGGACCCCGCCAAGGCGCTGCTGGGCGTGCTGCACGAGACGGGCCATGCCCTCTACGAACGCGGCCTGCCCGCCGCCCATGCCCGCCAGCCCGTGGGCGAGAGCGCCGGCATGGCGGCCCATGAATCGCAAAGCCTGATCGTGGAGATGCAGGCCTGCCGCTCCGACGCCTTCCTGGCCTTCCTGGGGCGGGAGTTGCACAAGGTCTTCGGCGGCGATGCCGCGCCCTATGCGGCGGGCAACCTGGCGAAGCTGTGGCGGCGCGTCTCCCGCGGCTTCATCCGCGTGGATGCGGATGAGATGACCTACCCGGCCCATGTCATCCTGCGCTTCCGGCTGGAACGCGCCATGATCGGCGGCGACCTGGCCGTGGCGGACCTGCCCGGCGCCTGGGCCGAGGGGCTGCAATCCCTGCTGGGCATCACCCCGCCCGACGATTCGCGCGGCTGCCTGCAGGACATCCATTGGCATGACGGCGCCTTCGGCTATTTCCCGAGCTACACCCTGGGCGCCATGGCGGCCGCGCAGCTCATGAAGGCGGCGCGCAAGGCCGAGCCGGGGCTGGATGTGGCGTTGGAGCAGGGCGACCTGTCACCCCTGCTGCGCTTCCTGCGGGCCAATGTGCATGCCCATGGCGCGCGCCTGGGCTTCCAGGACCTGCTGCGGGCCGCCACGGGCAAGCCGCTCGACCCCGCCGATTTCACCGAACACCTGACGTCCCGCTACCTGTAGCGGGCGGGGGGCGGTCAGCCCTCGTTGCGGACTTCCACCAGGGTGAAGAGCGCGATGGGGGGGCAGGCCTCCATCCGTTCGATCTGCGTCTCCGGCGTGAAGATGTCGGAGAGCTTGAAGTCCGGGTGCCAGCCCAGGATGCGCGCCAGCGGGGAGGTGGTGCGCTCCAGCCACCAGCGGAACCCGTCATCGGCGGCGAAGTGGTTCACGAAGAGCAGCTGCCCGCCGGGCCGCACCACGCGCGACATCTCGGCGAACAGCTTCTTCGCGTCCGGCACCACCGAGGCCGTGTACATGGCCACCGCGATGTCGAAGCTGTCATCGGCGAAGGCCATGGACTCCGCGTCCATCTCCATCAACCCATGGACGGCGGAGAGCTTCTCCTCCGCCACGCGCTTCTGCGCCTTCAGCAGCATGTCGCGCGAGAGGTCGATGCCGACCACCTCCAGCTCCGGCTTGTAGTGCGGCAGGGCGAGGCCCGTGCCCACGCCGACTTCCAGCACCCGCCGCCCCGCCGTCTGGGACAGGCGGTTGACGGCGGCGACGGCGCGTCGGCGGCCAGGCGCGGAGACGCCACCGAACACCACGTCATAGATGCCGGCCCATCGGCGATAGGCATCGCGGACGGAAGCGGCATCAAGCGCGGCGCGGGGGTGGGCGCGATCGCCTTCGGACATTCCCAAGCTGGACATCGTGGCGCGGGCGCCTTCTGGTGGAATGGGGGGTTAACCCGCCCCGTGCCACAGCGCAAGGCAGAGATGACGGCCACGTTTCATTCTTGGGAAGGTTTCCAGACGGGCTCAGGCATCGTCCAGAGCACGGGGTCGCGCATGGCGGCGGCGATCCGGGCCGCCAGGGCCTCCATCATGGCCTTCCCCTTCTCGGCCGTGGCGGCGCGCGGGTCGCCGCGCACACCGGTGCGCGGGGCGCGTTCGGCGAAGGAATAGAAGCGCGAGAAGCCGGGCGGGGCCTGCACGCCCTCATTGTTGGCGCCGGCCGCTTCCTCCAGCCGGTCCATCCGCACCTGGGCGGGGTCCAGCGCCATCCACAGCGCCGTCTCGCCCTCACAGGCGTGCATGATGCGCGGCTGGGTGGTGAGGATGGCGGCGATCTCGGCCGGCGCCGCCTGGGGCCAGGTGGTGGTGACCACGGGCATGCCGAATTCATGCGCCAGTTCCCGCACCGAGACGCCCAGCGGTTCGATATTGCCGCCATGGCCGTTCAGGATCAGCAGCCGCTGGAAGCCCTGGGCCTTCAGGCTGCGGACCACGCAGCGCAGCACGGCGTGGAAGGTGGGATAATCGAGCGTGATGGTCCCGCCGAAGGGCAGATGGTGTTCGGAAAGCCCGGTCCAGAGCGGCGGCAGCACCAACGCGGGCACATCCGTCGCACTCTCGGCCGCCGCGACCGCGACCTGGTGCGCGATGAAGCTGTCCGTCCAGACGGGCAGATGCGGCCCGTGCTGCTCCAGGCTGCCGATGGGCAGGATGGGCAGCGCACCCTCCGCCGCGCGGGCCTTCAGTTCGGGGCCGGTGAGCTTCTCCCAGCGGACTTCCATGGCGTGCCTCCTCTTGCGATCCGGCCGCAAGCTGACATGTCCGGGCGTGATGATCGAGCCAGCGTCATGATCGAAGTGGTCTGGTTCAAGCGGGATCTGCGCGTGGCGGACCACGCGGCGCTGGCCGCCGCGCGCGGGCCGGTGTTGCCGCTGTATGTGGTGGAGCCGGCCTATTGGCGCGGCGAGGATGCCTCCCCCCGGCAATGGCGCTTTACGCGCGAGGCTCTGCATGACCTGCGCGCCGCGCTGGCCGGAATCGGCGTGCCGCTGGTGGTTCGGGTGGGCGATGTGGTGGAGGTGCTGGCCGACCTCCATGCCCGCCACGGCATCCGCGCCCTGCACAGCCATGAGGAGACGGGCAACCTCTGGACCTATGCGCGCGACCGCGCCGTGGGCCGCTTCTGCCGCGCCCATGGCATTCCCTGGACCGAGCACCGGCAATTCGCCGTCTTCCGCCGCCTGCAGGACCGTGACCGCTGGGCCGCCCGCGCCGCCGCGCACCATGCGGCGCCGCTGATTCCCGTGCCGCAAGGGCTGGTTCCGGTGCCGGAGGTGGCGGAGGGCGCCATCCCCGACCAGCCCCGCGCCTGGAACCCCGAGGACGGGCTGCTCCGCCCACAGCCCGCCGGGCGCGCCGCCGCCTGGTCCCTGTTGGAAAGCTTCCTCGCCGGGCGCGGAGCGGATTACCGGCGCGGCATGTCCTCCCCCCGCACGGCCCCGCGCGCCTGTTCGCGCCTGTCGCCGCATCTGGCCATGGGCAGCGTCTCGATGCGGGAGGCGATGCAGCGCCTCGCCACCGCCCAGGCGGAACTGGCCGCCATGGACCCGCGCGAACGCCCCATCCCGTTGGGCGCCGCGCAATCCCTGGCGTCGCGGCTGCACTGGCATTGCCATTTCATCCAGAAGCTGGAGAGCGAGCCCGAACTCGAACGCCGTGCCGCCCACCCCGCCGCCGAGGCCGCCCGCCGCCCCACCGCCCCGGACGACCCCCTCCTGCTGGCCTGGGCCGAGGGCCGCACCGGCCTGCCCTTCCTCGATGCCTGCATGCGCAGCCTGATCGCCACCGGCTGGCTAAATTTCCGGATGCGCGCGATGGTCCAGGCCGTCGCCAGCTACCATCTGAACCTGGACTGGGCGGCGAGCGGCGCGCGGCTGGCCCGCCTCTTCACGGATTACGAGCCGGGCATCCATTGGCCCCAGGTGCAGATGCAGTCCGGCGCCACGGGCATCAACACGCCACGCATCTACAACCCCGTGAAGCAGGGGCTGGACCAGGACCCGGAGGCGGAATTCATCGCCCGCTGGGTGCCGGAGGTGGCGCATCTGCCGCCCGCCCTGCGCCACATGCCCTGGAAGCTGGACGCGCCGCCGCAGGGCTACCCCCCGCCGGTGGTGGACGTCACCGCCGCCATGCGCGCGGCGCGCGAGCGGCTGACGTCCCTGCGCGCCACCGCGGGCTTCGACGCCGCCGCCCGCCGCGTCTACGCGAAGCATGGCAGCCGCGCGCGCCGCTTCGGCCAGGACGACCCCGCCAGCGAACGCGCCAAATTCGCAGCCCGCACCGCCAAGGCCGCGCGGCAATTGCGCCTGGATGTGTGAGGGCTGGTTTTTCTGGACCCTTCTGCCCATTTGAGCATAAACATTGCTCAAAGGAGTTGCGCCATGTCCCACGCCAGCTACGCCGCGATCTATGACGCGCCCGTCACGGCGCGCATCGGCCGCATCCGCGCGGGCGTGCCGGCGACCACGGCCAAGGAATGGCTCGACCTGCCGGAGCTGGGCCGCAACGCCACCCTCAAGGCGCTGGACCTCGCCATCGCCACCTTCAACCGCAAGGTGAAGGAGCGCGGCACCCTCTCCCCCGCCGAGAGCGAGCGCGTGCTGGGCCTGGCCCGGCTGGTGGGCCAGGTGGAATCCATGGTGCTGGAAGCCGGCGCGCCCGAGGGCTTCGACGCCCGCGCCTGGCTGGCGCGCTGGCTGCAGGAGCCGCTGCCCGCGCTCGGCCATGCCCGCCCGCTGGATTTCCTCAACACCATGGAGGGGCAGCGCCTGGTTTCCGACACCCTCGCGAAGGCCATCAGCGGCGCCTACGCGTGAGTGTCACCGCCTGGCGCATCGCCAGCGACACGCGGGGCTGGGCGGCGGATGACCTTTCGGGCGCCGGGGCCGAGGCCACGGGTGGCCGGTGGAACCCGCCGGGGCAGGCGGTGGTCTATGCGTCCATGAGCCGGGCGCTGGCCTGCCTGGAGACGGTGGTGCACCTGAACGCGGGCGGGCTGCCGCTGAACCGCTATCTGGTGGAACTGACCATTCCCGACGCGCTGTGGAAGGCCGCGCGGCGCGAGACGCCGGAAAGCCTGCCCGTGGGCTGGGATGCGGAGCCCGCCAGCGCCACCAGTGAGCGCCTGGGCGGGGAATGGCTGGCCGGCGGGGCGAGCGCGCTGCTGCTGGTGCCCTCGGTGGTCGTGCCGGAGGAGTGGAACCTGCTGCTGAACCCGCGCCATGCCGGGGCGGCGGGGGTGCGCGCGCGGAAGGTGCGGAAGTGGCTGTATGACCCGCGTCTGCGAAGGGCTTGAGTGGGCGCGGTTGCTCCGGTATCCATGTGCCCCAGGCGCGGGCGTAGTTCAGAGGTAGAACGTCAGCTTCCCAAGCTGAATGTCGTGGGTTCGATTCCCATCGCCCGCTCCAACCTACTGGCCGGCTTCACCCCTCCGCCATCGCCACCGCCTCGCCCAAATCCACGCTCAACAGCCGCGACACCCCGCGCTCCTGCATCGTCACGCCGAACAGCCGGTGCATCCGCGCCATGGTCAGCGCGTGGTGGGTGATGATGAGGAAGCGCGTCCCCCCCGCCACCCGCGTCTCGCCATCCGCCGCGTCGCCATCCACCTCGGGCGGGCGGGACATCACGTCCAGCAAATCGCACAGCCGCTCCACATTCGCGTCGTCCAGCGGCGCATCCACCTCGTCCAGCACGCAGACGGGCGCGGGGTGGCAGCGGAACACGGCGAAGATCAAGGAAAGCGCCGTCAGCGCCTGCTCCCCGCCCGACAGCAGCGACAGCGCGGACAGCTTCTTACCCGGCGGCTCCGCATAGATCTCGAGGCCGCCTTCCAGCGGGTCCTCGCTGCCCACCAGCGCCAGATGCGCCCGCCCGCCGCCGAACAGCCGCGTGAACAGCGCGCGGAACTCCCGGTCCACCTGGTCGAAGGTGGCGCGCAGCCGCTCCCGCGCCTCGCGGTTCAGATGGCCGATCGATCCGCGCAGCTTCGCGATGGCGGCGCCGATCTCCTCCCGCTCGCGCAGCAGGGTGGCGATGCGGGTCTCCAGCTCCTCCAACTCCACCTCGGCGCGGAGGTTCACCGGCCCCATCTCCTCCCGTTCGCGCGCCAGGCGCTCGGCCTTGCGGCGGGCGCGGTCCTCGGCAGCGTCGGAGAGGTCCTCGGGAGGCTCGGGCAAGGCGGGCTCCTCGCCCAGCCGTTCGGTGATGCGCTCGGCCAGCGCGGCACCGGCGCGCAAAGCGGCCTCGCGCGCCGCCTCGGCCCGCAGTGCGGCCTCGCGCGCGGAAGCCAGCGCGGCATCGGCCGCGCGCCGCGTCTCCTCCGCTGTGCGGGCGCGGGTGGAGGCCGTCTCCAGCGCCGCCACCGCCGCCGCATGGGCGGATTCGGCGGCGGTGAGGCGCATGGCGGCCTCCTCCGTCAGCCGCGCCGCCTCTTCGGGGCGGCGGGCCAGCGCCTCGCGCCGCGCGGAGGCCTCGGCCACGCGGGCGGTCAGGGCCTCGCGGCGGGTGGTGGCCTCGGACAGGCGCTGCGCCCAGGCGGCGCGTTCGGCCAGCGCGGCTTCGCGCCTCGCGGCCAAGCCTTCGCGTTCGGCCCGCAGCCCGGCCGCGCGGCCCCGCGCCTCCGCCTCACGGCCGCGCACCTCCGACAGCGCCAGCCGCGCCGTCTCCACCGCCGCGCGCGCCTCAGCCAGATCCGGCAGGACGGCGCGGGCGGCGCGGGCGGTGGCGAGCGCGGCCTCCGCCTCGGCCAGTTCCGCGCCCAGCCGTTCCTCCTGTGGGGCCAGCGCGGCGAGCTGCGCGGCGGCGGCGGCCTGGCGTTCGGTCAGGCGCTGCAATTCGGTGCGGCGGCTGGCCAATTCGCCTTCGGCAGCCGCGCGGGCGCGGCGGGCGGCCTGTTCGGCGGCCTCGGCGCGGGTGGCGGCGGCGGCTTCCTCCGCGGCGCCGCGCGGGGCGGGCAGGGCGGCCAGCGCGGCTTCGGCCTCGCGCAGGGCGGCTTCGGCTTCGTCGCGCTCGGCCTTGGCCCGGCCGGCCTGGGCGGCGGTTTCCGCGAGGCGGCGTTCGGCGGCGTCGAGGTTGGCGGCCAGGCGGGCGGCGCGGGTCTCGGCCTCGCGCGCCTGGGCCTCGGCGACATTTCGGGCGCGGCGGGCGGTTTCCTCGGCGGATTGCGCGGCGCGGTCGGCGGCGACAGCCTCGGCGCGGGCCGTTTCGGCGGCGCGGGCCAGGGGCGCGGCATCGGCCAGCTTCGCCTCGGCCTGGCGCAGCCGGGCCAGCGCCTGGAGCCGCGCGGCCCCGGCCTGGGCCCCACCCGGCGCCAGCACATACCCATCCCAGCGCCACAACGCCCCGCCGCGCGAGACCAGGGCCTGGCCCGGGCGCAGCGCCGTCTGGTGTGGCGCGCCATCCTCCGCCAGCCCGATCTGCGACAGCGCACGGGCCAGTTCCGGCGGTGCCTCGACCAGCGAGGCGAGGGAGGTGATCCCGGCCGGCAGCGGCGGCGCCTCGGCCAGCGGCGGCAGCGCGCGCCAGAAGCGGCTGCGCCCGCTGCCGCGCCCACCCTCCAGGCCTTCGCCCAGCGCGGCGCCCAGCGCGGCTTCCAGCCCGGCCGGCACGCGCAGGGTCCGGGCGATGGGGTTGGCCTCGGCGGCATCGCCCGTGGCGGCCTCCAGCCCCTGCAACTCGGCCTTCAGGCGGGATTCGGCGGCCAGCGCGGCGGTTTCGGCGGCGCGCGCCTCGGTGGCGCGGCGGGTGGCGGCCTCGCGGGCGGGCAGGGCTTGGGCCAGGGTGGCCTCGGCGTCGCGCAGCTTCGCGGCGGCGGCATCGGCGGCCTCGCGCGCCTGGGCGGCCTCGGCCGCATCGGGGCGGGCGGCGGCGAGGCGCGCCTGCTCCCCCCTGGCCGCCTCGTCTCGCCCGCGGGCGGATTGGGCGCGGCTGGCGGCGGCGGCGCGGGCGCGTTCGGCGGCGGCGCGCTCGATCTCGGCGGCGCGGGCGGCGCGGCTCGCTTCGGCGGCCTGTTCGGCGGCGTGGCGGCGGGCGCGTTCGGCGGCGTCCAGCGCGGCGCGGGCCTCGGCCAAGGCGGTTTCGGCGGCGGACAGCGCCTCGGCGGCGGCGGCGCGGACGGGTTCAGGGACGGATTGCGCCTCGGCGGCCTTCCGCTGGGCCTCCAGTTGGGCGCGCTGCTCCTGCAGGCGCCGCGCCCGCTGCTCCGCGAAGTTCAGTTCGGAGGCGAGCTGGTTGGCCCGCGCAGCCAGTTGCGCCGCCGCCTCCGTCGCCTCCTGCAGGCGGGCCTCGGTGGTGGCGACCTCGGCGGCGAAGGCGTCCGCACCCGCTTCCGCCTCCGCGATGCGGGCGGGCAACTGCCCCTCGGCGCCGGCCAGCCCCGCGGCCTCGCGCCCGGCGCGCGTCTCTGCGGCCCGGGCGTCCTCTTCCAGCTTTTCCGCATCGGCCACGTCGGCGCGAAGCTGGGCGAGGTTCGCCTCCGCCTCGCGCAGCGCCTCGGCCGCACGGGCGGATTCGGCGGCGAGGTTTTCGGCCTCCACGCGTCGGCGTTCCAGCAGCGTGCGGGTCAGGCCTTCCTCGGCGCGGGGCGCCTCGACGGCGGCGGAAAGCGTCTCGGCGGCGCGGGTCGCCTGGGCGGCCTCGGCCTCGGCCCGGCGCAGGGCATCGCCGCGCTCCTCCAGCGCGGCGCTGGCCTGCTGGATTGCGGCCTCGGCGCGGGCGACAAGAAGGGCGAACCAATCCCCCTCCGCATCGCGCACCAGCCCGGACAAGTTGCGGTAGCGCGCCGCCTGCCGCGCCTGTTTCTTCAGGGATTCCTGCTGGGTGGTCAGGCTGCCCAACAGATCCTCGCTGCGGGCGAGGTTGTTCTCCGCCTGCCGCAGCTTCAATTCCGCCTCGTGCCGGCGGGCGCGCAGGCCGGCGATGCCCGCGGCCTCCTCCAGCACCGAGCGCCGTTCCTCCGGCTTGGCGCCGATCAGCAGCGCCACCCGCCCCTGGCTGACCATGCCGGAGGCACGCGGGCCGGAGGCGAGGTCCGCGAACATCGTGTTCACGTCCCGCGCCCGCACCTCACGCCCATTGATGCGGTAGGAACTGCCCGAGCCACGCTCGATGCGGCGGATCACCTCCAGCTCGGCCGCGCGGTCCATGGGCGGCGGGGCGACACCCAGCGCATCCTCCAGCCGCAGCACCACTTCCGCGAGGTTGCGGGCGGGGCGGGTCGCGGTGCCGGCGAAGATGACGTCGTCCATCTCGCCGCCGCGCAAGGACCGCGCATTGCTCTCGCCCATGGCCCAGCGCAGCGCCTCGACCACGTTGGACTTGCCGCAGCCATTGGGGCCCACGATGCCCGTCAGCCCGGGCAGGACGGGGACCTGCACGGGCTCGGCGAAGCTCTTGAACCCGGCGATGGAGATGCCGGTGAGGGTGGCGGAGAGGCGGCGCCGCCCCTCCTCCACCGCTTCCGGCTCGGCCGCTTCAGGCGTGGTCTCGCTCACGTGCGCGGGGCGCTGCGGACCTGCCGTTCGAACTCCGCGAAGGACAGCCCGCCCGTGTGCAGCCGCCCGTTGAAGGTGAAGCTGGGCGTGGCGCGGATCTGGTATTGCTGCTCCGCCGCCAGGCGCTGGGACAGGATGCCGCGATGGAAGTCCTGGTCCGCGGCGACGGCGTTGAAGGCCTCGCGGTCCATGCCGGCCAGGGCGGCGACGCGCGCCAGCTCCTCCGCCTGGCGGCCCTGGGCGAAGGCCCAGCGGGACTGGGTCTGGAAAAGGGCCGTCAGGAAGGCCTCATACCGCTCGGCCGGCATGGCGCGGGCCACGGCCGAGGCCAGCAGGGCGATGCCGTCCAGCGGGAAGTCACGCCAGACCATGCGGACCTGCCCCGTCTCGACCAGCTGGCGGCGCGCCTGGGGCCAGACGTCGTTGTGGAAATTCGCGCAATGCCCGCAGGTGAGGGAGAAGAATTCCTGCACCACCACGGGGGCGTTGGCCTGGCCCGTGCTGCGCTCGGCGAGGCGCGGGTCGGTGGGGGCGGGGGTTTGGGCGAAGGCGGGCGTGGCGAGGACGCCGCCGCCCAGCACGCCCAGATGACGACGCGAAATCCGCATGGAACCAGGTCTCCTGATGCTTTGGGCGGAGTTTACCCGCCGCCGCGCCGGGGCACAAAGCGTCGGCGCGGGGTGAGACAGAATGCTACATTAACCCTCGACGACCGGCCCCCGCAGCCGGACGGCACTGGGCGGCCGGCGGTAGGCGGCCGCGAAGGCGGCGTTGAAGCGCCGCAGGCTGCCGAACCCCGCTTGCGCCGCGATGTCCGTCATGGGCAGCGCCGTGGTGTCGAGCAATCGCTGCGCGCGGCGGAGCCGGGCCGTGCGGGCGGCCTGCGTGGGCGAAGCGCCGACATGGCGGGCGAACAATCGGGCGAGGTGCCGCCCGCCCACGCCGAGGCGGGTGGCGAGCGCCCCCACCGTGGCGCCCTCGCCATCCAGCGCCCCCTGCTCGATCAGCCGCAGGGCGCGTGCGACCGTCGTGGCCGAGCCGTTCCAGGCCGCGCAGAAGGGCGCCGTCTCGGGACGGCAGCGGAGGCAGGGGCGGTAGCCTGCGGCCTCGGCCGCCGCCGCGGAGGCCGCGAAACGCACATTCTTTCGCAGAGGCAGGCGCACCGGGCAGACGGGCCGGCAGTAGACGCCGGTCGTCCGCACCAGGATGAAGAACCGCCCATCATAGGCCGGGTCGCGCGCCAGCCAGGCGCGCTCGCATTCGGCGTCGTCGAGGGGGAGGACGGAGTCCGTTTCCGGCGAGCGGGTGGGCACGGCGTGACGCTATCCCACACCGCATGCGCGATGTGAACGCAAAACCGATGGGCCCCGCGGAGTGGGGCTTGCTTCTCGGCCTCTCCATCCTCTGGGGCGGGTCGTTCTTCTTCGCCAAGATCGCGGTCGCCGAGCTGCCGCCGCTTACCCTCGTCCTGGGCCGTGTCGCCCTGGCCGCGCTCGCGCTGCATGTCGTGGTGCTTCTGTCGGGGCGGCGCATGCCCCTCACGCGGGAGGCGCTGCTCGCCTTTGCCGTCATGGGGGTGCTGAACAACCTCATCCCCTTCGCGCTCATCTTCTGGGGGCAGACGCGCATCGCCAGTGGCGTCGCCTCCATCCTCAACGCCACCACCCCGCTGTTCACCATCGTCGTCGCCCACCTCCTCACGCGTGACGAGAAGGCGAGCGGGGGGCGGCTCGCGGGTGTGCTGCTCGGCATTGCCGGCGTTGCCGTGATGATCGGTCCCGGTGCGGTGGGATCACTCGGCCGGGATGGGGCGGCGTGGGGTGAGCTGGCGGTGCTTGGGGCCGCGCTCTCCTACGCCTTCGCCGGCGTGTGGGGACGCCGCTTCCGCACCCTGGGCCTGGATCCGCTCGTCGCGGCTTGCGGTCAGCTCTCAGCCAGCACGCTGCTGGCCCTGCCGGTCGTCCTGCTTGTGGACGCGCCCTGGACGCTGCCGGCCCCGGGCGGAGCCACCTGGACGGCGCTGCTGGCCCTCGCCCTTGCCAGCACGGCGCTTGCCTACGTCCTCTTCTTCCGCGTGCTGGCGGTGGCGGGGGCGACCAG from Roseococcus microcysteis includes these protein-coding regions:
- a CDS encoding RES family NAD+ phosphorylase, producing MSVTAWRIASDTRGWAADDLSGAGAEATGGRWNPPGQAVVYASMSRALACLETVVHLNAGGLPLNRYLVELTIPDALWKAARRETPESLPVGWDAEPASATSERLGGEWLAGGASALLLVPSVVVPEEWNLLLNPRHAGAAGVRARKVRKWLYDPRLRRA
- a CDS encoding chromosome segregation SMC family protein, with the translated sequence MSETTPEAAEPEAVEEGRRRLSATLTGISIAGFKSFAEPVQVPVLPGLTGIVGPNGCGKSNVVEALRWAMGESNARSLRGGEMDDVIFAGTATRPARNLAEVVLRLEDALGVAPPPMDRAAELEVIRRIERGSGSSYRINGREVRARDVNTMFADLASGPRASGMVSQGRVALLIGAKPEERRSVLEEAAGIAGLRARRHEAELKLRQAENNLARSEDLLGSLTTQQESLKKQARQAARYRNLSGLVRDAEGDWFALLVARAEAAIQQASAALEERGDALRRAEAEAAQATRAAETLSAAVEAPRAEEGLTRTLLERRRVEAENLAAESARAAEALREAEANLAQLRADVADAEKLEEDARAAETRAGREAAGLAGAEGQLPARIAEAEAGADAFAAEVATTEARLQEATEAAAQLAARANQLASELNFAEQRARRLQEQRAQLEAQRKAAEAQSVPEPVRAAAAEALSAAETALAEARAALDAAERARRHAAEQAAEASRAARAAEIERAAAERARAAAASRAQSARGRDEAARGEQARLAAARPDAAEAAQAREAADAAAAKLRDAEATLAQALPAREAATRRATEARAAETAALAAESRLKAELQGLEAATGDAAEANPIARTLRVPAGLEAALGAALGEGLEGGRGSGRSRFWRALPPLAEAPPLPAGITSLASLVEAPPELARALSQIGLAEDGAPHQTALRPGQALVSRGGALWRWDGYVLAPGGAQAGAARLQALARLRQAEAKLADAAPLARAAETARAEAVAADRAAQSAEETARRARNVAEAQAREAETRAARLAANLDAAERRLAETAAQAGRAKAERDEAEAALREAEAALAALPAPRGAAEEAAAATRAEAAEQAARRARAAAEGELASRRTELQRLTERQAAAAAQLAALAPQEERLGAELAEAEAALATARAARAVLPDLAEARAAVETARLALSEVRGREAEARGRAAGLRAEREGLAARREAALAERAAWAQRLSEATTRREALTARVAEASARREALARRPEEAARLTEEAAMRLTAAESAHAAAVAALETASTRARTAEETRRAADAALASAREAALRAEAAREAALRAGAALAERITERLGEEPALPEPPEDLSDAAEDRARRKAERLAREREEMGPVNLRAEVELEELETRIATLLREREEIGAAIAKLRGSIGHLNREARERLRATFDQVDREFRALFTRLFGGGRAHLALVGSEDPLEGGLEIYAEPPGKKLSALSLLSGGEQALTALSLIFAVFRCHPAPVCVLDEVDAPLDDANVERLCDLLDVMSRPPEVDGDAADGETRVAGGTRFLIITHHALTMARMHRLFGVTMQERGVSRLLSVDLGEAVAMAEG
- a CDS encoding DsbA family protein, with the translated sequence MRISRRHLGVLGGGVLATPAFAQTPAPTDPRLAERSTGQANAPVVVQEFFSLTCGHCANFHNDVWPQARRQLVETGQVRMVWRDFPLDGIALLASAVARAMPAERYEAFLTALFQTQSRWAFAQGRQAEELARVAALAGMDREAFNAVAADQDFHRGILSQRLAAEQQYQIRATPSFTFNGRLHTGGLSFAEFERQVRSAPRT
- a CDS encoding Ada metal-binding domain-containing protein, producing the protein MPTRSPETDSVLPLDDAECERAWLARDPAYDGRFFILVRTTGVYCRPVCPVRLPLRKNVRFAASAAAAEAAGYRPCLRCRPETAPFCAAWNGSATTVARALRLIEQGALDGEGATVGALATRLGVGGRHLARLFARHVGASPTQAARTARLRRAQRLLDTTALPMTDIAAQAGFGSLRRFNAAFAAAYRRPPSAVRLRGPVVEG
- a CDS encoding DMT family transporter; translation: MRDVNAKPMGPAEWGLLLGLSILWGGSFFFAKIAVAELPPLTLVLGRVALAALALHVVVLLSGRRMPLTREALLAFAVMGVLNNLIPFALIFWGQTRIASGVASILNATTPLFTIVVAHLLTRDEKASGGRLAGVLLGIAGVAVMIGPGAVGSLGRDGAAWGELAVLGAALSYAFAGVWGRRFRTLGLDPLVAACGQLSASTLLALPVVLLVDAPWTLPAPGGATWTALLALALASTALAYVLFFRVLAVAGATSISLVTFLIPVSAILLGSLFLGERLEGPHLAGMALIGLGLAAIDGRPWRLLRARWTGPPT